Proteins encoded within one genomic window of Roseofilum reptotaenium CS-1145:
- a CDS encoding glycerate kinase translates to MRNDESILKLWIEGNRPTQRECQELMILALGDTDRAIAFDFTPDRLKTQIPLQARLFQTLAPRILQRIPRIPCQQLYHTLWNLWLPLAIQLTEAQQELHRPLIQGILGGQGTGKTSLAMVLSLILNELGYSSASLSLDDLYKTYGDRQCLKTKDPRFIRRGPPGTHDIHLGIEVLEQCRNSQYPVEFPRFDKSVYAGEGDGAAPEVITHADIIFFEGWFVGVQPIDPNQLNFAPSPINSKEDRQFAQDINQGLHKYLPLWNCLDRLIVLYPTDYQLSQQWRLQAEQEMIATGKPGMSESEVKEFVNYFWRSLHPELFITPLTQNLELTDLVIEISPDHSPGRISSPMRWSCPQSRNAC, encoded by the coding sequence ATGAGGAATGATGAATCAATTTTAAAGCTTTGGATTGAGGGAAATCGTCCAACACAACGGGAGTGTCAAGAGCTAATGATTCTAGCTCTTGGAGATACTGATCGCGCGATCGCCTTCGATTTTACTCCAGACAGACTAAAAACTCAAATTCCTCTACAAGCTCGTCTCTTTCAAACTCTAGCTCCCAGAATTTTACAACGGATTCCTAGGATTCCTTGTCAACAGTTATATCATACGTTGTGGAATTTGTGGTTACCTCTAGCCATCCAATTGACTGAAGCTCAACAAGAGCTGCATCGGCCACTGATTCAAGGGATTTTAGGGGGTCAAGGCACGGGAAAAACAAGTCTGGCTATGGTACTGAGCTTAATCTTGAATGAATTAGGGTACAGCTCGGCAAGTTTATCACTTGATGATTTATATAAGACGTATGGAGATCGCCAGTGTTTGAAAACCAAAGACCCCCGTTTTATTCGTCGAGGTCCTCCAGGAACTCACGATATTCACTTAGGAATAGAAGTCTTGGAACAATGTCGCAACTCTCAGTATCCTGTAGAATTTCCTCGGTTTGACAAATCAGTGTATGCAGGAGAGGGGGATGGAGCGGCTCCAGAAGTCATTACCCATGCCGATATCATCTTTTTTGAAGGTTGGTTTGTGGGTGTACAACCGATTGATCCAAATCAGTTAAATTTTGCCCCCTCTCCCATTAATTCTAAGGAAGACCGACAATTTGCCCAAGACATCAATCAAGGACTGCATAAATACTTACCATTGTGGAATTGTCTAGATCGATTAATCGTTTTATATCCCACAGATTATCAACTATCTCAACAGTGGCGACTGCAAGCAGAACAAGAGATGATAGCCACTGGAAAACCAGGCATGAGTGAATCGGAAGTTAAAGAATTTGTTAACTACTTTTGGCGCAGTTTACATCCAGAACTATTTATTACTCCTCTTACTCAAAATCTTGAATTAACGGATCTGGTCATTGAGATTAGCCCAGATCATTCTCCGGGAAGAATTTCTAGCCCTATGCGCTGGTCATGTCCGCAAAGCAGAAACGCTTGTTAA
- a CDS encoding DUF6312 domain-containing protein: MEAKAMASDGEIKKAVVLQSEEDFGGTPTTLDGGYIGGKKKKKKKKQSSALKPSEKAVFKLAKRYDEASKEYRDRHEKSNKKKKNGWIKDLPKNYNKAMSKLMKF; encoded by the coding sequence GTGGAGGCAAAAGCGATGGCAAGTGATGGTGAGATCAAAAAAGCCGTGGTCCTTCAAAGTGAAGAGGATTTTGGCGGTACTCCCACAACTCTAGACGGTGGCTATATCGGAGGGAAGAAAAAGAAGAAGAAGAAAAAGCAATCATCTGCTTTAAAACCCTCAGAGAAAGCGGTGTTCAAGTTAGCCAAGCGTTATGATGAGGCTTCTAAAGAGTACAGGGACCGCCATGAGAAATCTAATAAGAAGAAAAAGAATGGTTGGATTAAAGATCTGCCCAAAAACTACAACAAGGCTATGTCCAAGCTAATGAAGTTTTAG
- a CDS encoding DUF6200 domain-containing protein: MATAQKENTIILEIGNAKKDDIDDLRYGEGKLFKRIQSTIERLKDDGQVGENAQPIIVIVKKKKEKDW; the protein is encoded by the coding sequence ATGGCAACTGCACAAAAAGAAAACACGATTATTCTTGAAATCGGTAATGCGAAGAAAGATGATATTGATGATCTTCGCTACGGTGAAGGTAAGCTGTTCAAGAGAATTCAGTCTACGATTGAACGGCTCAAGGATGATGGACAAGTTGGGGAAAATGCCCAGCCCATTATTGTGATCGTTAAAAAGAAAAAAGAGAAAGATTGGTAA
- a CDS encoding ABC1 kinase family protein, whose product MVNKKDIPTLLITGKSRKKVKVLDLEQLESRRVSLFYIIKKFVTFFLQVQLRKRAGKSDIQKTAEQLREIFEDLGGFWVKTGQLLALRSDLFPEEVCDELTRLQFEAVGFPTSIVRSTIESELGVPLEQIFDDFDPEPLAAASIAQIHTAVLRGKKTRVAVKVQRPGLDESFQRDLALIKIVARLYSKTDLGSFLLLDEAVAELERVLNEELDYRYEASNARRMKKTLKEHKIEVPKIYDKYTRPKVLVMEYIPGVLMADYIKVYQTDPARFRQWEEENKVDRETIGEKLYLSLYRQIFEDNLYHADLHPGNIILLRDNKLVLIDMGSVGSLDSDLRLYYLNYVKALEKRDFAKASDYNIRIGLDIPKANMPRVRAEMAKATEQWAAKSALKGVSYKEKSLGGGTSEIAKVAIKYRIPSNWSFLKITRSLLTLDGSMQYLIDDFDTLKIIKKYNKQSDRRALKKSLEPDNVIASINEFFQIIDEYNQILLPYLRQRTHAFEITGNKFALAIVVVLRTFSSVFLSSAVVVLYTFLYQNHFQLIKDIHTEVVNDIVSHIPVLPYLLWIFILIGILLAARIFTSVATILERKEYGERLI is encoded by the coding sequence ATGGTTAACAAAAAAGATATACCCACACTACTGATTACAGGTAAAAGTCGAAAAAAAGTAAAAGTTCTAGACCTGGAGCAATTGGAGTCCCGTCGTGTTTCTCTTTTTTACATCATTAAAAAATTTGTGACTTTTTTCCTACAAGTACAGTTACGGAAAAGAGCTGGGAAATCAGATATACAGAAAACGGCAGAACAGTTACGGGAGATTTTTGAAGATTTAGGTGGGTTTTGGGTAAAAACAGGTCAGCTTTTGGCACTTCGTAGCGATCTGTTTCCAGAGGAAGTCTGCGATGAACTAACCCGCCTCCAGTTTGAAGCCGTGGGTTTCCCCACCTCAATTGTTCGTTCTACCATTGAATCGGAGTTAGGAGTTCCCCTAGAGCAGATTTTTGACGATTTTGATCCAGAACCCTTAGCTGCTGCATCTATTGCACAAATTCACACTGCTGTTTTACGTGGTAAAAAAACTCGTGTTGCTGTTAAAGTTCAACGTCCAGGTTTAGATGAATCCTTTCAACGAGATCTGGCTTTGATTAAAATTGTGGCTCGTTTATACTCAAAAACCGATCTAGGGAGTTTTCTTCTTTTAGATGAAGCAGTTGCGGAATTGGAGAGAGTTCTTAATGAGGAGTTGGACTATCGTTATGAAGCGTCCAATGCTCGTCGGATGAAAAAAACTCTCAAAGAACATAAAATAGAAGTTCCTAAAATTTATGATAAATATACTCGGCCTAAGGTTTTGGTCATGGAATATATTCCCGGTGTACTCATGGCTGACTACATTAAAGTTTATCAAACAGACCCGGCAAGATTTCGCCAATGGGAAGAAGAGAATAAAGTAGACCGTGAAACCATAGGGGAAAAACTCTATTTATCCTTATATCGACAGATTTTTGAAGATAACTTGTATCATGCTGACCTGCATCCGGGGAATATTATCTTGTTGCGTGATAACAAGTTGGTGTTAATTGATATGGGCAGTGTAGGTTCTTTGGATAGTGATTTAAGACTCTATTACTTGAACTATGTTAAAGCTTTGGAAAAAAGAGATTTCGCTAAAGCGTCTGATTACAATATTCGCATTGGACTAGATATTCCTAAAGCGAATATGCCAAGAGTCAGAGCAGAAATGGCAAAAGCTACGGAACAATGGGCAGCCAAGTCGGCACTCAAAGGAGTGAGTTATAAAGAAAAGTCTTTAGGTGGGGGAACTTCTGAAATTGCAAAGGTAGCCATTAAATATCGTATTCCTAGTAACTGGTCATTCCTGAAAATCACACGGTCTCTCCTAACGCTAGATGGGTCAATGCAATATCTAATCGATGATTTTGATACCTTAAAAATCATTAAAAAATACAATAAACAATCGGATCGCCGTGCCCTAAAGAAAAGCCTAGAGCCAGATAACGTTATAGCATCAATTAATGAATTCTTTCAGATTATTGATGAATACAACCAAATTCTGCTTCCTTACCTCCGACAACGAACCCATGCTTTTGAAATAACAGGTAACAAATTTGCTCTAGCTATAGTGGTTGTTCTCCGAACCTTTTCTTCGGTTTTCTTGTCGAGTGCAGTTGTTGTTCTATATACTTTTTTATATCAAAATCACTTCCAGTTAATTAAAGATATTCACACTGAAGTCGTGAATGATATTGTCAGCCATATCCCAGTTTTACCCTACTTGTTGTGGATTTTTATTCTGATCGGAATTTTATTAGCGGCTAGGATATTTACTTCGGTGGCAACTATTTTGGAGCGTAAAGAGTACGGAGAGAGACTAATTTGA